Proteins from one Anaerohalosphaeraceae bacterium genomic window:
- the dnaG gene encoding DNA primase has protein sequence MAGSFDYSLISRIQQANDIVDVVSEHLRLDKKGKELVGLCPFHSDHRPSLYVSPAKQIFKCFACGAGGDVLKFVQMRENLTFPQAVERLAQRAGIALDPSWKKQQSAANEPSTEFIAKMNRWAMQVWQQNLWHPEKGASARQYLDHRKISKESAREWNLGLALDSWDDLTAKAVNAKIKPALLVSAGLSVPKDTGGFYDKFRNRLMFPIMDVSGRVIGFGGRTLGDDPAKYMNSPSTLLFDKSRCLYGLYQARHTIVETGTAVVVEGYTDVMMAHQHGIRNVVATLGTSFTEGHAHLLRRFAKRIILLFDSDTAGRTAAERALEICLSEKIDIRMAFVPEGKDPCDYLLQSGADAFRKVLDNAQDIFDYSWQRFQEQIEQSDTLADRAEAARTFLQHVAAGITAGKIDSVSRTLLLSRLSTLLNLSVSRIEAELRKIIKKNEISKPDEPKKPSSVHYIIEAQREVLRALLNEPGLMAEEEGKIQSDLFTEPILKEIADVLLANLNEGLEPTIAQLCGRFESPQTAQMVVQLYEEGQQTGNFRPRLHLALEVLREDLRNRVKETIKPAAAGQDDKALRKFDELLRTQKGNPRSGYLKL, from the coding sequence TTGGCTGGCTCTTTTGATTACAGTTTGATAAGCCGAATCCAGCAGGCCAACGACATTGTCGATGTGGTCTCCGAACACCTTCGCCTTGATAAGAAAGGCAAGGAACTGGTGGGGCTATGTCCATTTCATAGCGACCATCGACCGAGTCTTTATGTGAGCCCTGCCAAACAGATTTTTAAATGCTTTGCCTGCGGGGCAGGCGGCGATGTCCTCAAATTTGTCCAGATGCGGGAAAATCTGACTTTCCCGCAGGCCGTTGAGCGGCTCGCCCAGCGGGCGGGGATTGCTTTGGATCCATCCTGGAAAAAGCAGCAATCCGCTGCGAATGAGCCCAGCACAGAATTCATCGCCAAAATGAATCGATGGGCGATGCAGGTTTGGCAGCAGAATCTCTGGCACCCGGAAAAAGGAGCTTCCGCTCGCCAATATCTGGACCATCGGAAAATCTCGAAAGAATCCGCTCGGGAATGGAACCTCGGCCTGGCATTGGACAGCTGGGATGACCTGACGGCCAAGGCAGTCAATGCAAAAATAAAACCGGCTCTGCTTGTCTCTGCAGGCCTGTCAGTACCCAAAGACACCGGCGGTTTTTACGATAAGTTTCGTAATCGGCTGATGTTTCCAATTATGGATGTCAGTGGTCGCGTAATCGGCTTCGGCGGACGCACATTAGGGGATGACCCCGCCAAATACATGAACTCGCCGAGCACCCTTCTCTTTGACAAGAGCCGTTGCCTTTACGGGCTCTATCAGGCCCGCCACACGATTGTCGAAACCGGAACCGCTGTTGTCGTCGAGGGATACACCGATGTGATGATGGCTCATCAGCACGGCATCCGAAACGTCGTTGCCACGCTCGGCACCAGTTTTACAGAAGGGCACGCCCACTTGCTCCGCCGGTTTGCCAAGCGAATCATTCTGCTGTTTGACAGCGATACAGCCGGCCGAACCGCGGCCGAACGAGCACTGGAAATCTGCCTCTCCGAAAAAATCGATATCCGGATGGCCTTTGTCCCGGAAGGAAAGGACCCTTGCGATTATCTTCTTCAAAGCGGTGCAGATGCTTTCCGGAAAGTTCTGGACAATGCCCAAGATATTTTTGACTATTCCTGGCAGCGATTTCAGGAACAAATTGAGCAAAGCGACACGCTGGCGGACCGCGCCGAGGCCGCCCGAACGTTTCTTCAGCATGTCGCCGCCGGTATTACCGCTGGAAAAATTGACAGTGTGTCTCGGACGCTGCTGTTGAGCCGGCTGAGCACACTTCTAAATCTTTCGGTCAGCCGCATCGAAGCCGAATTGAGAAAAATCATCAAAAAAAATGAAATTTCAAAACCGGATGAACCGAAAAAACCCTCTTCCGTTCATTATATTATAGAGGCACAGAGGGAGGTCCTTCGGGCCCTTCTGAATGAGCCGGGCCTGATGGCCGAAGAGGAGGGAAAAATTCAATCGGATCTCTTTACAGAACCGATACTTAAAGAAATTGCCGATGTGCTTTTAGCCAACTTGAACGAGGGGCTGGAGCCGACAATCGCCCAATTGTGCGGGCGGTTTGAATCGCCTCAGACAGCTCAGATGGTTGTGCAGCTGTACGAAGAGGGGCAGCAGACCGGCAATTTCCGACCGCGGCTTCACCTGGCCCTGGAGGTTCTGCGGGAAGACCTGCGGAATCGGGTAAAAGAAACCATTAAACCGGCCGCCGCGGGGCAAGATGACAAGGCCCTTCGAAAATTTGACGAATTGTTGCGAACCCAGAAAGGTAACCCGCGTTCCGGTTATTTGAAACTCTAA
- a CDS encoding HAD family phosphatase: protein MLRAVIFDFDGVIADSEFLHYKALNQVFEKYGVSVPKEVHWQKYLGYTDIENIQAVSEDYRMNLTPEQIHQMARQKAELFKQLAREETAILDGVETLIENLKAHNIRRAVCSGALREDIEQMLAGSSLLPAFEVIVTAEDVKKGKPDPEGYLLALKKLNQRQSQPIQPGECVVIEDSHWGLAAAAAAGMHRVAVTNTYPAEQLQDKAERVVSSLEELTIDDLQNICK, encoded by the coding sequence ATGCTCAGAGCCGTAATCTTTGACTTTGACGGCGTCATCGCCGACTCGGAGTTTCTGCATTATAAGGCCCTCAATCAGGTCTTCGAAAAATACGGCGTTTCCGTCCCCAAAGAAGTTCACTGGCAAAAATATCTCGGATACACAGACATTGAAAACATTCAGGCCGTCTCCGAAGACTACAGGATGAATCTGACGCCGGAGCAGATTCACCAGATGGCTCGTCAAAAGGCCGAGCTGTTCAAGCAGCTGGCACGGGAGGAAACTGCTATCCTCGACGGGGTGGAAACACTCATCGAAAATCTAAAAGCACACAACATCCGACGAGCCGTCTGTTCGGGGGCGCTTCGGGAAGATATCGAACAAATGCTGGCCGGCAGCAGCCTGCTTCCTGCATTTGAAGTCATTGTGACGGCCGAAGATGTAAAGAAAGGCAAACCGGACCCCGAAGGATACCTGCTGGCCCTCAAGAAACTCAACCAAAGGCAATCCCAGCCGATTCAGCCCGGCGAATGTGTTGTCATTGAAGATTCTCATTGGGGGCTGGCCGCCGCCGCTGCCGCCGGAATGCATCGTGTCGCCGTTACCAATACCTATCCGGCCGAACAGCTTCAGGATAAAGCCGAACGGGTTGTCTCTTCTTTAGAAGAGCTGACCATCGACGACCTCCAGAATATATGCAAATAA
- a CDS encoding 6-carboxytetrahydropterin synthase, whose protein sequence is MYIIIAETEFRASHGLVLADGGREDLHSHLWRVRAAVHCTHLNKVQMGIDFHELKALLGEIVAALADRPLEEHRAFASVNPTAEMVAKFVFDRLAPKIPPHGKLAWVEITEAPGCIVRYAQD, encoded by the coding sequence GTGTATATAATAATAGCAGAAACCGAGTTTCGGGCCTCCCATGGTCTGGTGTTGGCCGACGGAGGTCGAGAAGACCTTCATTCGCACCTTTGGCGGGTACGAGCAGCAGTTCACTGTACGCATCTGAACAAGGTTCAGATGGGAATCGACTTTCATGAACTGAAAGCCCTGCTGGGTGAGATTGTCGCGGCTTTGGCTGACCGCCCGCTCGAGGAACACAGAGCGTTTGCCTCTGTGAATCCGACGGCGGAAATGGTGGCCAAGTTTGTTTTCGACCGACTGGCTCCGAAAATCCCGCCGCACGGCAAACTGGCCTGGGTAGAGATTACGGAAGCCCCGGGTTGTATCGTACGGTACGCGCAGGATTAA
- a CDS encoding protein arginine kinase codes for MNLSDLSKQPSPWLQEGGPASEVVISSRIRLARNLAGYEFKPCLTPPRQQEILDTLKNALLSVPSPEPLFFINIEGASALERELLAERYLISLPHARGEGPRGVVVARNESFSAMINEEDHLRMQVFAAGQQLEKCFEQISQVDNHLETKVQFAFHPRYGYLTACPTNLGTGIRVSVMLHLPGLKMTGQTEKFFNAARDCNLAVRGLFGEGSEAVGDFYQLSNQVTLGVTEQEIVQNFSRNIVPKIIEYEQAARQRLFEENPEAVEDKIHRSLAILRSARLISSQEALILLSHVRLGIHTGRIPDIPISKVNELFLHIQPAHLQMQAGRALSPDHRDILRARIIRTALCAN; via the coding sequence ATGAACTTAAGCGACTTATCCAAACAGCCCAGTCCCTGGCTTCAGGAAGGCGGCCCGGCCTCCGAGGTGGTGATTTCCTCACGAATCCGGCTGGCCCGCAATCTGGCCGGCTATGAATTCAAACCCTGTCTGACGCCCCCGCGACAGCAGGAAATCCTGGACACCCTTAAAAATGCCTTATTGTCGGTCCCCTCACCGGAACCGCTGTTTTTTATCAATATTGAAGGGGCCTCGGCCCTCGAACGAGAACTGCTGGCGGAACGCTATTTAATCAGTCTCCCTCATGCCCGGGGAGAAGGCCCTCGCGGCGTCGTTGTGGCCCGAAACGAAAGCTTCTCTGCCATGATTAACGAAGAAGACCACTTGCGGATGCAGGTCTTCGCCGCCGGGCAGCAGCTGGAAAAATGCTTTGAGCAAATCAGTCAGGTGGACAACCACCTCGAAACAAAAGTTCAATTCGCCTTTCACCCTCGATACGGTTATCTGACCGCCTGCCCGACCAACCTCGGAACCGGCATCCGGGTGTCCGTAATGCTTCATCTGCCGGGCCTGAAGATGACCGGCCAGACGGAAAAGTTCTTCAACGCCGCCCGCGACTGCAATCTGGCCGTCCGTGGTCTTTTCGGAGAGGGTTCGGAAGCCGTCGGCGACTTCTATCAGCTGTCCAACCAGGTCACCTTAGGCGTAACCGAACAGGAAATCGTGCAGAACTTCTCCCGCAACATCGTGCCGAAAATTATCGAATACGAACAGGCCGCTCGACAAAGATTGTTTGAGGAAAATCCGGAAGCCGTCGAAGACAAAATCCATCGTTCTCTAGCCATCCTCCGCAGTGCCCGTCTGATCAGTTCGCAGGAGGCGCTGATTCTTCTCAGTCACGTGCGGCTCGGCATCCATACCGGACGCATCCCGGACATTCCGATTTCGAAAGTGAATGAATTATTCCTGCATATCCAGCCGGCACACCTGCAAATGCAGGCGGGACGAGCCCTCAGCCCGGACCATCGCGACATCCTGAGAGCCCGTATTATTCGAACCGCTCTTTGCGCCAACTAA
- a CDS encoding redoxin domain-containing protein, which yields MIKKDDRKFLIQGLPVYFVLLVLIAGMVILYRQKLSRHGNEPLGDLISKNLRGLQPQYRSIDDVINNRKTWEPVLPDWQGREVPDLTFFLLNGECRHLADYRGRECIVIIGATWFPPFRLQISQVLQALNWMEEEKPTVVGLIAESPERIEKFSKKFTPEEIQIGRIENLPEPFSLPDGFPCIFFLDAQGRLKLAAIGLIPRVQVEAVCRLPLPEEREQLN from the coding sequence ATGATAAAGAAAGACGACCGTAAATTTCTGATTCAGGGTCTGCCGGTCTATTTTGTCCTGTTGGTGCTGATTGCCGGAATGGTTATCCTTTATCGGCAGAAACTATCCAGACACGGCAATGAACCGCTGGGGGATTTAATCAGCAAGAACCTGCGAGGGCTTCAGCCGCAATACCGGTCAATCGATGACGTTATCAACAATCGAAAGACCTGGGAGCCGGTTTTGCCGGACTGGCAGGGACGAGAAGTGCCCGATTTGACATTCTTCCTCCTGAACGGAGAATGCAGGCATCTTGCGGATTATCGCGGTCGGGAATGTATCGTGATTATAGGGGCGACATGGTTCCCGCCTTTTCGACTCCAGATTTCTCAGGTTTTGCAGGCCCTGAACTGGATGGAGGAAGAAAAGCCGACTGTGGTTGGCTTAATAGCAGAGTCTCCGGAGAGAATTGAGAAGTTCTCGAAGAAATTTACGCCTGAAGAAATACAAATAGGAAGGATAGAGAATCTGCCCGAGCCGTTTTCCCTGCCGGATGGATTCCCGTGTATCTTTTTTTTGGATGCTCAGGGTCGGCTGAAACTGGCGGCAATCGGTCTGATTCCGAGGGTTCAAGTGGAAGCCGTTTGCCGTCTTCCGCTGCCGGAGGAAAGAGAGCAGCTGAATTAG
- a CDS encoding DUF5684 domain-containing protein gives MIHFKCPHCRTALQMENHYAGQAALCPTCSGQILVPFPGTSAKPIICICGRCKALYQIPAEQAGRQVSCPTCREPTQIPEQENAVSDSQMLRFTCRSCGQGYCLPSRYAGRKFTCPACKHACLVPTPKPAEQELILLEEKPPKETSAVFSEPPPIESEPSPTPRKPEKQKSVLFKAVAGVLGGIIGFSIAFWLVSSLKKSTPTPLPPPPTNKSSQEAAQNQPIDLASPAQNYPQAVDFSRSIITKLNRKSEDVKELIYLFPDQIQVSEQDLDSLLNALDIGRFSSLETAIEKARVEPGASYFITKTKAISDSNRIRTIRIGFVEIENNTEETISVDRFVFGISIFDENDTLLASAGQSDQNELLSLLNDTVKKYAISSPSSSAKERSFSERFEEFEEKYYCPIAIVLLLIGLTTLISMWVVFNKAGEPGWAVFVPIYNTIVFARIGGKSEWLGFLCALSPMIPFVGSILNLFLFLYLSVSVAKAFGKGTLFGFGMVFLPFVFFPILAFSESAYPQADV, from the coding sequence ATGATTCATTTCAAATGCCCTCATTGCCGAACAGCCCTTCAGATGGAAAACCACTATGCCGGACAGGCCGCCCTCTGTCCAACCTGCAGCGGACAGATTCTCGTGCCGTTCCCGGGGACATCCGCCAAACCAATCATTTGTATCTGCGGCCGCTGCAAGGCCTTGTATCAAATCCCCGCTGAACAGGCAGGCCGACAGGTTTCGTGTCCGACCTGCCGAGAACCCACCCAAATTCCCGAGCAGGAAAACGCGGTTTCCGACAGTCAAATGCTTCGCTTCACCTGCCGCTCGTGCGGACAGGGCTACTGCCTTCCTTCCCGCTATGCCGGCAGAAAGTTCACTTGTCCGGCCTGCAAACATGCCTGTTTGGTGCCGACTCCAAAGCCCGCCGAGCAGGAATTGATTCTTCTGGAGGAAAAACCGCCTAAAGAAACCTCCGCCGTGTTTTCCGAGCCGCCGCCGATTGAATCCGAACCTTCTCCAACGCCGAGAAAACCTGAAAAACAAAAATCTGTCCTTTTCAAAGCTGTTGCCGGAGTCCTCGGCGGCATCATCGGTTTTTCCATCGCATTTTGGCTGGTTTCATCCCTCAAGAAAAGTACCCCCACCCCGCTCCCTCCGCCGCCGACAAACAAATCTTCGCAAGAAGCCGCACAAAATCAGCCGATAGACCTTGCATCACCCGCCCAAAACTATCCGCAAGCCGTTGATTTCTCCCGTTCCATCATCACCAAACTTAATCGGAAATCGGAAGATGTAAAAGAATTGATTTATTTGTTCCCGGACCAGATTCAAGTGTCGGAACAAGATTTAGATTCTCTTCTCAATGCTCTGGATATCGGGCGGTTCTCCTCCCTCGAAACCGCGATAGAAAAGGCACGGGTCGAACCCGGAGCTTCCTATTTTATCACAAAAACAAAGGCCATATCAGATTCAAACAGAATACGGACAATCCGGATAGGATTTGTTGAAATAGAGAACAATACAGAGGAAACCATTTCTGTGGACCGATTTGTCTTTGGAATCTCTATTTTCGACGAGAATGATACACTTTTGGCCTCGGCAGGTCAAAGCGACCAAAACGAATTGCTGTCCCTCCTCAACGATACGGTCAAGAAATATGCAATCAGTTCCCCGTCGAGCTCAGCAAAGGAACGTTCATTTTCTGAGAGATTCGAAGAGTTTGAAGAAAAATATTATTGTCCGATTGCCATTGTCCTTTTGCTGATTGGTTTGACAACCTTAATCTCGATGTGGGTTGTCTTCAATAAAGCGGGCGAGCCGGGATGGGCTGTCTTTGTTCCAATTTACAACACCATTGTCTTTGCACGCATCGGAGGAAAATCAGAATGGCTCGGATTTCTCTGTGCCCTGAGCCCGATGATCCCCTTCGTCGGTTCGATTCTAAACCTCTTTCTTTTCCTTTATCTTTCCGTCAGCGTGGCCAAAGCTTTCGGCAAGGGAACCCTTTTCGGATTCGGGATGGTTTTTCTGCCGTTTGTCTTCTTTCCAATCCTGGCCTTTTCCGAGTCGGCTTATCCGCAGGCCGATGTCTAA
- a CDS encoding electron transfer flavoprotein subunit beta/FixA family protein has protein sequence MAYNCVVLAKQVPDTKRITGQAMNEDGTVNRAALPAIFNPEDLNALEMALQIKEQYGGKVTVITMGLPAAAEILRQSLYRGADGVILITDKRCAASDTLATSYILSCAVRKLNPDIVLCGRQAIDGDTAQVGPQVAEKLGVPQITYTEKILNLDGKTITARRSIGNGWQEVRTKLPVLLTVVDTANEPRIPAAKRLMKYKAARCRIEIEAMAKQNPSIDVEAVCKQLEQKGLLIRQWDLDILGADLKWCGRDGSPTKVHRIQSVVLTAKETKSVEPTQEAIEAMIHELIVDHTIG, from the coding sequence GTGGCGTACAATTGTGTAGTCCTTGCAAAACAAGTGCCGGATACAAAACGAATCACCGGCCAGGCGATGAACGAAGATGGTACCGTCAATCGAGCGGCCCTTCCGGCCATTTTCAATCCGGAAGACCTCAATGCCCTCGAGATGGCCCTTCAAATTAAGGAACAATACGGCGGAAAAGTCACCGTCATTACGATGGGACTTCCGGCCGCAGCCGAAATCCTCCGCCAATCCCTCTATCGCGGAGCCGACGGCGTTATCCTGATTACGGACAAACGCTGTGCCGCCAGTGATACGCTGGCCACAAGCTATATCCTCAGCTGCGCCGTCCGCAAACTCAACCCCGATATTGTCCTGTGCGGCCGGCAGGCCATTGACGGCGACACCGCTCAGGTCGGCCCTCAGGTAGCGGAAAAACTGGGAGTTCCCCAGATTACCTACACCGAAAAAATTCTCAACCTGGACGGCAAAACCATCACCGCCCGCCGAAGCATCGGAAACGGCTGGCAGGAAGTCCGAACCAAACTGCCGGTGCTGCTGACGGTCGTGGACACCGCCAACGAGCCCAGAATCCCGGCGGCCAAGCGCCTGATGAAATACAAAGCCGCACGCTGCCGTATCGAAATTGAAGCGATGGCCAAACAGAACCCCTCGATTGATGTCGAGGCCGTCTGCAAGCAGCTGGAGCAAAAAGGGCTGCTCATCCGCCAGTGGGACCTTGACATCCTCGGCGCCGACCTGAAATGGTGCGGACGCGACGGCTCGCCCACCAAAGTCCATCGCATTCAGAGTGTCGTGCTCACCGCCAAGGAAACCAAATCCGTTGAGCCGACCCAGGAAGCCATTGAGGCGATGATTCACGAACTCATCGTGGACCATACCATCGGATAA
- a CDS encoding electron transfer flavoprotein subunit alpha/FixB family protein, producing MIEVNKQGEVWVFAEQHAGTLEDTSIELLSKGRQLADQLKVPLAAVLLGDRVEPLCVRLGQYGADKVYLAEHPLLNHYQTSSYAKVLDELIHKHKPQIMLYGATPVGRDLAPRVASALKAGLTADCTDLQIGRHEIPSTGKVYENLLLQIRPAFGGNIIATIINYDRWPQMATVREGVMPMPEPDGRRNAQIVRETISLLPDDLMLEILAEHRQPKKVNLKASRIIVAGGAGVGSKENFKLIWDLAHCLGGAPAATRAAVDLGFIDRDHQVGQTGTTVRPVLYIAVGISGAIQHQAGMSGSQKIIAINNDPEAPIFQIAHYKILGDLNQVVPMMIKAIREKV from the coding sequence ATGATAGAAGTCAACAAACAGGGTGAAGTATGGGTGTTTGCCGAGCAGCATGCCGGCACGCTCGAAGACACCTCCATTGAACTGCTCAGCAAAGGACGTCAACTGGCCGACCAGCTGAAGGTTCCGCTGGCGGCGGTCCTGCTCGGAGACCGCGTCGAGCCCCTCTGCGTTCGGCTCGGTCAATACGGCGCCGACAAGGTCTATCTGGCCGAACACCCCCTGCTGAACCACTACCAGACCAGCTCCTATGCCAAGGTTCTGGATGAACTGATTCACAAACACAAGCCGCAGATTATGCTCTACGGAGCTACGCCGGTCGGACGCGACCTGGCCCCGCGTGTGGCCAGCGCCCTGAAGGCGGGACTGACCGCTGACTGCACCGATTTGCAGATTGGACGTCACGAAATCCCCAGCACCGGCAAGGTCTATGAGAACCTGCTTCTGCAGATTCGTCCGGCCTTCGGCGGCAACATCATCGCCACGATTATCAACTACGACCGCTGGCCGCAGATGGCCACCGTTCGCGAAGGCGTAATGCCCATGCCTGAACCGGACGGACGCCGCAATGCCCAAATCGTTCGGGAAACCATCTCCCTGCTGCCGGACGACCTGATGCTGGAGATTCTGGCCGAACACCGCCAGCCCAAAAAGGTCAATCTGAAGGCCTCCCGCATTATCGTAGCCGGCGGCGCCGGAGTCGGCAGCAAAGAAAACTTCAAACTCATCTGGGACCTGGCCCACTGTCTGGGCGGAGCCCCCGCCGCTACCCGAGCCGCAGTGGATCTGGGCTTTATCGACCGCGACCATCAGGTTGGACAGACCGGCACAACCGTCCGCCCTGTTCTGTATATTGCCGTCGGCATCAGCGGGGCCATTCAGCACCAGGCCGGAATGAGCGGCAGTCAGAAAATTATTGCGATTAACAACGACCCGGAGGCCCCGATCTTTCAAATCGCCCACTACAAAATCCTCGGCGATTTGAATCAGGTCGTTCCGATGATGATTAAGGCCATCCGGGAAAAGGTATAA
- a CDS encoding acyl-CoA dehydrogenase family protein encodes MGNFYRDNDDIQFLMKHIDLGELAHFMERGFRFAGKFDTAPANAQEAVTNYDLVLDALGQLSADFIAPRSEGIDRQGSTLLENGTVKYADGIAESLQALAKADVMGFTLPHEYGGLNFPSLVYSAAIEIVSRADASLMNLFGLQGIAETINFFADEEIKRQYLPQFAAGKVTGAMVLTEPDAGSDLQACKLRAFQDAQGNWYLHGVKRFITNGCGEVLLVLARSEPDRSGGLGLSLFLCERGPTVRVRRLEDKLGIHGSPTCELFFDNTPCRLIGERQRGLVTYVMSLMNGARIGIAAQSMGIAEAAYRIARDYAHSRKQFGGPIEKLPAVRDMVIDMKTQIEAGRALLYETSRIVDHEVGLTKISEDPTESPEAQKEAKQQLRTIKRVAAMLTPMSKYYCSEMCNRVTYDTIQVLGGSGYMRDYACERLARDARITTIYEGTSQLQIVAAVRGVCGGACEKYLAELAAMPYADSVKDLLALLAEGTQQLTKAVAFVKEAGVDYMDLFGRQLVDIAIALINGYLLCGQASSRVQMQVPIADDASNGSGKTVPMTERKRMLARRYITRNAPKIRAWAEEVCSGDKSTFKEYEVLAGPVPELG; translated from the coding sequence ATGGGCAATTTTTATCGAGATAATGACGACATTCAGTTCCTGATGAAGCATATTGATTTGGGCGAGCTGGCCCACTTTATGGAGCGGGGCTTTCGCTTTGCCGGCAAATTCGATACGGCTCCGGCGAATGCTCAGGAGGCCGTCACCAATTATGACCTCGTTCTGGACGCCCTCGGCCAGCTCAGCGCCGACTTTATCGCCCCCCGCAGCGAGGGAATCGACCGACAGGGAAGCACCCTGCTGGAAAACGGCACCGTCAAATACGCCGACGGCATTGCCGAATCCCTCCAGGCCCTGGCCAAAGCCGATGTGATGGGATTTACGCTGCCGCACGAATACGGGGGACTGAATTTCCCCAGTCTGGTGTACTCGGCGGCCATCGAAATCGTCTCCCGGGCTGATGCATCCCTGATGAACCTGTTCGGTCTGCAGGGCATCGCCGAGACCATCAACTTCTTCGCAGATGAAGAAATCAAACGGCAGTATCTGCCGCAGTTCGCCGCCGGCAAAGTGACCGGCGCTATGGTTCTAACCGAGCCCGATGCGGGTTCCGACCTGCAGGCCTGCAAACTGCGGGCCTTCCAGGATGCTCAGGGCAACTGGTACCTGCACGGAGTCAAGCGGTTTATCACCAACGGCTGCGGTGAAGTGCTGCTGGTGCTGGCCCGCTCCGAACCGGACCGCAGCGGCGGTCTGGGTCTGAGTCTGTTCCTCTGCGAACGAGGCCCCACCGTGCGGGTCCGCCGGCTGGAAGACAAGCTCGGCATTCACGGTTCGCCCACCTGCGAGCTGTTCTTTGACAATACGCCCTGCCGGCTCATCGGAGAACGCCAGCGCGGACTGGTTACGTATGTAATGAGCCTGATGAACGGCGCCCGCATCGGCATCGCCGCCCAGTCGATGGGCATTGCCGAGGCGGCCTACCGCATCGCCCGCGACTATGCCCACAGCCGCAAACAGTTCGGCGGCCCCATCGAAAAACTGCCCGCCGTGCGGGATATGGTCATCGACATGAAAACCCAGATTGAAGCAGGCCGCGCCTTGCTCTATGAAACCAGCCGCATCGTAGACCACGAGGTCGGCCTGACCAAAATCAGCGAAGATCCGACCGAATCGCCCGAAGCCCAGAAAGAGGCCAAGCAGCAGCTGCGTACAATCAAGCGGGTGGCGGCCATGCTGACGCCGATGAGCAAATATTACTGCTCCGAGATGTGCAACCGCGTTACGTATGATACGATTCAGGTCCTCGGCGGAAGCGGGTACATGCGCGATTATGCCTGCGAACGGCTGGCCCGCGACGCCCGCATCACCACCATTTATGAAGGCACCAGCCAGCTGCAGATTGTTGCGGCGGTTCGCGGTGTGTGCGGCGGGGCCTGCGAAAAATATCTGGCCGAACTGGCGGCGATGCCCTATGCCGACTCTGTCAAGGACCTGCTGGCCCTGCTGGCCGAAGGCACACAGCAGCTGACAAAGGCCGTTGCTTTTGTCAAGGAAGCCGGCGTCGATTATATGGATTTGTTCGGCAGACAGCTGGTGGATATCGCCATCGCCCTCATCAACGGCTATCTGCTGTGCGGACAGGCTTCCAGCCGCGTCCAGATGCAGGTGCCCATCGCCGATGATGCCTCCAACGGCTCCGGCAAAACCGTTCCGATGACCGAACGCAAGCGGATGCTGGCACGGCGATACATCACCCGCAATGCTCCTAAAATCCGCGCCTGGGCCGAAGAAGTCTGCTCCGGCGACAAATCCACGTTCAAAGAATACGAGGTTCTGGCCGGGCCGGTGCCTGAACTCGGATAG
- a CDS encoding UvrB/UvrC motif-containing protein, which produces MLCQNCKTQTATIHLTEITNGHRVETHLCQACAQKQGLAIQTQIPLNELLSTLLSVPPEAAGTPQSPQEQKTCPHCGMTLQRFSKETLLGCPQDYDVFEKNLLPLILRTQNDRSEHCGKVPASAGQVQEKQLRLAQLRRKLEEAVRREQYETAARLRDEIRKLQ; this is translated from the coding sequence ATGCTTTGTCAGAACTGCAAAACGCAAACAGCCACGATTCATCTGACGGAGATTACCAACGGACACCGAGTGGAAACGCATCTGTGCCAGGCATGCGCCCAGAAACAGGGGCTGGCAATTCAAACCCAAATCCCCCTCAACGAACTGCTCTCGACGCTGCTGAGTGTTCCGCCGGAAGCTGCGGGAACTCCGCAAAGCCCGCAGGAACAGAAAACCTGTCCCCACTGCGGGATGACCCTCCAGCGTTTCAGCAAAGAAACCCTCTTGGGCTGTCCGCAGGACTATGACGTCTTTGAGAAAAACCTGCTTCCGCTGATACTGCGGACCCAAAATGACCGCTCCGAACATTGCGGCAAGGTCCCGGCGAGCGCCGGCCAGGTCCAGGAAAAACAGCTGCGGCTCGCCCAGCTGCGGCGCAAACTCGAGGAAGCTGTTCGTCGTGAACAATACGAAACCGCCGCGCGTCTGCGCGATGAAATCCGGAAACTCCAATGA